One Euphorbia lathyris chromosome 1, ddEupLath1.1, whole genome shotgun sequence DNA segment encodes these proteins:
- the LOC136218599 gene encoding agamous-like MADS-box protein MADS1, whose translation MAYIREGNGGKSAITEFPNQEGEGEGPSQRKSGRGKIEIKRIENTTNRQVTFCKRRNGLLKKAYELSVLCDAEVALIVFSTRGRLYEYANNSVRATIDRYKKASSDSSNPASASEANTQFYQQESSKLRKQIREIQNLNRHILGEALSTLTFKELKNLEGRLEKGISRVRSKKNEMLFAEIEYMQKREIELQNDNMYLRAKIAENERAQQEHEHEQQHQHQHQQHTNLMPDSMYDNGVPSSQQYDRNFLPVNLLEPNHHYSRSDHTALQLV comes from the exons ATGGCATATATAAGGGaagggaatggaggga AATCGGCAATCACGGAGTTCCCAAATCAAGAAGGGGAAGGGGAAGGCCCTTCCCAGAGGAAATCTGGTAGGGGCAAAATCGAAATCAAAAGGATAGAAAATACAACAAATAGGCAAGTCACTTTCTGCAAGCGTCGCAATGGTTTGCTTAAGAAAGCTTATGAATTATCTGTTCTTTGTGATGCTGAAGTTGCTCTTATCGTCTTCTCCACCCGCGGCCGCCTCTACGAATATGCTAATAACAG TGTGAGGGCGACAATTGACAGGTACAAGAAAGCCTCTTCAGATTCCTCTAATCCAGCTTCTGCTTCTGAAGCTAACACTCAG TTTTACCAACAAGAATCCTCTAAACTACGCAAGCAGATTCGagaaattcaaaacttaaaCAG GCATATTCTTGGAGAGGCACTTAGCACCTTGACTTTTAAGGAACTGAAGAACTTGGAAGGCAGGTTGGAGAAAGGAATTAGTAGAGTTAGGTCCAAaaag AATGAAATGCTATTCGCTGAAATTGAGTATATGCAGAAAAGG GAAATTGAACTCCAAAATGACAATATGTACCTCCGTGCAAAG ATAGCTGAAAATGAGAGAGCACAGCAGGAGCATGAGCATGAACAGCAGCATCAGCATCAGCATCAGCAGCACACGAACTTAATGCCAGATTCTATGTATGATAATGGTGTTCCTTCTTCCCAGCAGTATGATCGGAATTTCCTACCGGTTAACCTCCTTGAACCTAATCATCATTACTCTCGCTCTGATCACACTGCTCTTCAACTTGT GTAA